The following nucleotide sequence is from Allocatelliglobosispora scoriae.
CGAGCGAGTCGAGGAGCTTGAGCGGCCCCTGGAAGGGGAACCACGGCAGGTCGGCCGCCCACCCCGCGAGCGCCTTGAGCAGCCAGCCCGCACCGGCTCCCACCAGCGGAAAGCCGATCCAGACGAAGGCTCGCTCGGCGGCGCTCGGCCCGACGATGGTCCTGTCTCCCGGCTGCATCAAGCCTCCCCTGAGCTCGTGACGACGCTCAGCCTAATGCCGGGGTGCGACAGGAGAGAGCGACGGACGAGTCGATCTCTACGCCGGATTCTGTCCGCCGCGGGCCGAAGCCCACGACGAGGCGGTCATCCATCTCGGCGAGCCGTCGCCGACTCGCTCTAGCGACCTACCCGCAGGCTCGGGCGGGCAGCCCTCCTCCCGCGCCTTTTCGGCACGGGTGCACCTGCGCAGAGCCCGAAGGCCCCTTTTGGTCTTGCTCCGGGCGGGGTTTACCTAGCCATCCCGGTCACCCGGGATGCTGGTGGGCTCTTACCCCACCGTTTCACCCTTACCAGGACTACCAGCCTGGCGGTCTGTTCTCTGTGGCACTGTCCCGCGGGTCGCCCCGGGTTGCCGTTAACAACCACCCTGCCCTGTGGAGTCCGGACGTTCCTCGGCAGCGGCCGAGACCGCTGACGCGACCGCCCGATCCACTCGTCCGTCGCGCCCGAAATGCTACCGGTAGCGCCGCGCCCCGCCCGCGCCGCACACGGTGATCACACCTTCTTTGCGGAAAACGGGCTGATCAAGCCCCAAGATCACACCATCTTCAGCAAAAACGGTGTGATCACTGCCGCGCGGCGGCGCGAGGTCCGCGCGAGCACGGGCGAAACCCCTCGGCGGTACGATCAGCCGCGATGGACCTCTCCGGCGCAGCACTCCTGGTGGCGGCAGGTGTCGGGGCCGGCACGGTCAACGCCATCGCGGGCGGTGGCTCCCTGATGACCTTCCCCGCCCTGGTCGCGGTGGGCCTGCCACCGGTCGCCGCCAACGTCACCAACTCGATCGCGATCAGCCCCGGCTACCTCGCCAGCGTGGCGGGCAGCCACCGGGACCTCGCCGAGGAACGCACCCGCACCCTGCGGCTCATCCCGACCGTCATCGTCGGGACCGGCATCGGCTGTGCCCTGCTCCTGCTCACCCCGGCCGAGGCCTTCGAGAAGGTCGTTCCCTTCCTCGTCATCGGCGCCGCGGTCCTCCTCGCGCTCCAGGAGAAGATCAAGGCGAGGGTCGGCCATCCGCATCAGCTGTCCCACCGGACCCTCGCGACACACGCGATGGTGGGAGTTAGTTGTATCTATGGGGGGTACTTCGGCGCCGCGCTCGGCGTGATCCTGATGGCGCTCCTCGGTCTCGTCGTGGCGGCGCCGCTGCGGCGGATCAATGCCATGAAATATGTGATCACCGCAGTGTCCGGATTGACTACTGTGGCGATATTCGCGGTCGGCGGACCGGTGGACTGGGTGGCCGTCGCGGTGCTCGCACCGGCGGCGATGCTGGGCGGTTTCCTGGGTGCCAGGGTGGCCCGCAGGCTGCCCGCACGGGTCCTCCGAGTGGCCATAGTGATCTTTGCGATCATGATCGGGATAATCCTTTTCATAAAAGCCAACTAAGCTGGCAAGATGCCGACCTTCGCCTCGTACGACGGAACCCAGCTCGCCTACCGGATTGAGGGCGAGGGGGAACCACTCATCTGTGTCCCCGGCGGACCCGGACGGGCGGGTGTTTATCTGGGCAACCTCGGCGGCCTGGACGCCCATCGCCAACTCATCATCCTGGACAATCGGGGCACCGGTGACTCCGAGGTGCCGGCCGACCCCAGCACCTACCGCTGCGACAAGCTGCCGCTGGACATCGAGGCGCTCCGCGAGCACCTGGGCCTGGAGACGATCGACCTCCTCGGCCACTCCGCCGGCGCCCAGGTCGCGGTGCTCTACGCCACGGCGTACCCGGAGCGGGTTTCCCGGCTCGTGCTCGTGACCGGCGCGCACCGGACCGTGGGCGTCGCGATCGACGGTGCCTACCTCGCCACCTGCCAGGCGCGCGCCACGGCCGACACCGGCTATGTGCGCGCGTTCAAGTCGCTGCTCTCGTGGCGCGACGCCAAGACCTACGACGAGGGCACGCCGTTCCGCAAGGCGGCCACCCCGCTGCTCTACGGACCGTGGACCGAGGCGGCGAAGGCGCACTTCGCCGGTGAGGACGCGGAGTTCAGCCGCGCCGCCAACTTCGGCTACGGCAACGGCATCGCGCTCAACACGGTCGCGATCCGGCTGGCGCTGTCGAAGTTCGGAGTGCCGACGCTGGTCTACGCCGGTGAGCTCGACCCGGGCCCCACGGTGTCCGAGGCGACCTCGGTCGGCAAGTGCTTCCCCAACTCCCGTCTCGTCGTCCAGCCGGGCGCCGGGCATTTCCCCTGGGTCGACGACCCCGAGTTCTTCGCGGCCTCGGTCTCCCAGTTCCTCGCGGCCAAGTCGGCCTCGCTGCAGTCCAGCCGCCCGTAAGGCGGCCCGCCGACCGCCAGCCGGTCGGCAGGCCACCCGGAGTCCGCGCCCTTGCGGCTCAAGCGTGCACCGAGCCGCGCGGGGTGTCGGAGTCGACGAAGTAGTCGGCGGTCGTCGTGGCATCACGACCGTCGGCGATTTTCGCTGCCCGCAGCACTACGGTGGCGAGCGCGGCGACGACCAGGTTGACCACGACGGCGATCAGCCCAGCATAGACGGTCATCTTCGTGTCGAAGCCCAGTTCCGACAACGGGAAGGCCGAGCCGGCGAAGTGCGCCTTGCCGGTGACGGGGTTGGCGACCTGGTAGAGCATCCACATCCCGAAGCCCATGCCCGCGATCCACCCGGCGATGAGCGCGCCCCGGTGGAACCACCGGGTGAAGAGCCCCAGCGCGACCGACGGCAGCGTCTGCAGGATGATCACACCGCCGATGAGCTGCAGGTCGATGGAGAACTGCGGGTCGAGCAGGATGATGCAGGCGAGCGCGCCGACCTTCACCACGAGCGAAGCGATCTTGCTGACCTTCGCCTCCTGCGCGGGCGTGGCGTCCTTGCGGAGGTATTCGCGGTAGATGTTGCGGGTGAAGAGGTTCGCCGCCGCGATCGACATGATCGCCGCCGGGACCAGCGCGCCGATGCCGATCGCCGCGAACGCGACCCCGGCGAACCAGTCCGGGAACTGCCCGTCGAAGAGCTGCGGCACGATCGTGTTGGTGTCGACCGAGCCCGGCGTCGCGCCCGGCAGCGGCTTGACCTTCGCCGCGACCGCGGCATAGCCCAGCAGCGCGAGCAGGCCCAGGAGCAGGGAGTACGCGGGCAGCGCCGACATGTTGCGCTTGAGCACGTCCCGGTTGCGGGAGGCGAGCACGCCGGTGACCGAGTGCGGGTAGAGGAAGAGGGCGAGTGCCGATCCGAGCGCCAGTGAGACGTACTGGAGCTGGTTGTTGGCGTTGAGCAGCAGCCCGTCGGAGGGTGACGGCGACGCGGCGAACTTCGCCTCGGCGGCACCGAAGATCGAGCCCCAGCCGCCGAGCTTCGCCGGGAGCCAGAAGATCGCCACCAGGATCACGACGTAGATCAGCCCGTCCTTGACGAAGGCGATCAGCGCCGGTGCCCGCAGCCCGGACTGGTAGGTGTATGCGGCGAGGATGGCGAAGGCGATGATGATCGGCGCGTGCCGGGCGAGCGTCGAGGTGCCGGTGACGCCCATCGTCTTGAGCACCGCCTCGATGCCGACGAGCTGCAGCGCGATGTAGGGCATCGTCGCCACTATCCCGGTGATCGCGACGATCAGCGCGAGCGTGGGCGAGCCGAAGCGGGCCCGGACGAAGTCGGCGGGCGTGACGAGCCCGTGCTTGTGCGAGACCGACCAGAGCCGGATCAGCACGAGGAAGACCATCGGATAGATGATCACCGTGTACGGCACGGCGAAGAAGCCCATCGCGCCCGCCCCGAAGATCAGCGCGGGTACGGCGACGAACGTGTACGCCGTGTAGAGGTCGCCGCCGATGAGGAACCAGGTCACCCACGAGCCGAAGTTGCGCCCACCCAGACCCCATTCGTCCAGGTGAGCCATGGTCTGCGGGCGCCGCCACCGGGACGCGACGAAGCCCATCGCGCTGACACCCGCGAAGAGCACGGTGAAGATGATGATCTCGGTGAGATGATCGCGCCACATGGCCTACCCCCGCCGCTTCGTGACCTGGTAGACGAGGGTGGTGACCGAGACGCCGAGCACGATGTAGGCGAGCTGCAGCCAGTAGAAGCGCGGGAAGCCGAACAGGTCCGGCGGGATGGAGTTGAAGAGGATCGGGATCAGCGGCACGACGATCGGGATCACCAGCAGCCAGTGCCACGGGCTGCGATCAGTCCTGAGCGTGGGATCAACCATGGCGCGCAGGATATGCACGATTAGTCCACCTGATCGGCTGATCGGCGGCTATACGCGCTTAACGGTCTGCTTACTGCGCCAAACGGCTGATATGAGCGGTGTCATTGACGGTGCGGACCGCCACGCCGCCGTCGGCGTAGAGATCCACAATGGAGATTCCGGCGGGCTCCAGGTAGAGCCGGTGCAGCAGCGCGTCACCGGCCGCCAGCGCATCGCGCAGGATCAGCTTGATCGGCGACACGTGCGAAACCACCACCACGACCTTCCCCGGGTACGCGCTGCGCAGGCTCGCCACGGCACCCCGCACCCGCTTGCCCACCTGCTGAAACGACTCCCCCTTGGGCGGCGCGACAGCGGTGGAGTCGAGCCACTTCTGCAACTCCACCGGGAAGTCGGACCGCACCTCGGCGAAGGTCAGCCCCTCCCAGGCACCGAAGTCGCACTCGATCAGGTGCGGCTCGACCGTCACCTCGACGCCACCGCAGGCTGCCGCGATCGCCTCGGCGGTCTGCCGGCAGCGCCCCAGCGGCGAGGAGACCACGGCGGCCACCTCGCCGAAGGTGGAGATACGGGCGGCGGCCGCACCCGCCTGGGCTTCGCCCGCCTCGCTCAGCGGTACGTCACCGCGCCCGCTGTAGCGCTTCTGCGCGGTCAGCGGCGTCTCGCCGTGGCGGACCAGGATCAGCCGGGTCGGCGCGTCCGTACGCGGCTCCCAGGACGATCCGGGACGCGGGGCCGGGTGCTGCACGGCCGGGGCCGTCGTCACCGCGGTGCCCGCATCCATCGCCCGGTTGGCGAGCGCGTCCGCGTGCCGGTTCTCCTCCCTGGGGATCCACTGGTAGCGGACGGAGTCGAATCTGCGTACCAACGCTGCCGCCTGAGCCGCGAGCGGCCGCAAGCCGGGGTGCTTGATCTGCCACCGACCGGCCATCTGCTCCACCACGAGCTTGGAGTCCATCCGCACCTCGACCCGGCTGGCGCCGAGCTCCGCCGCGGCCTCCAGCCCGGCGATGAGCCCGGAGTACTCCGCGACGTTGTTCGTCGCGAACCCGAGTGCCTGGGACCGCTCCGCGAGCACCGTGCCGGTGGTCGCGTCCTTGACCACGGCGCCGTAGCCCGCCATCCCCGGATTCCCCCGCGCACCGCCGTCGGCCTCGATGACGACGTTGAGTCCGGGCACTACAGGCCGCTCTCGCTGGTGCGGATCATGATCCGGCTGCACTCCTCGCAGCGCACGATCTCGTCGGGCGCGGCGGCCCGGAGCCGGGCCTTCTCCGAGCCGGAGACATCGAGGCGGCAGCCACCACAGCGGCCGCCCTGCAGCAGGGCGGCACCGATGCCGCCGGACGAGTCCCGGATCCGGGTGTAGAGCGCGACCAGGTCGGCCGGGAGGTCCGCCGCGAGGGGTCCCCGGCCGGCGGCCTTGAACTCCTCCTCCTTGGCGATCTCGGCGAGCGTCTGGTCCCGCTTGAGCTCGGTCGCCTCCCGCTTGGCGAGGGTGGCGTCGCGGCGAGCGGTGATCTCCTCGAACGTCGCCTGCGCCGCCTCCCGCTTCTCCATCAGCTCCAGCTCGCTGTCCTCCAGGTCGGACTGGCGACGCTTGAGGCTGACCACCTCGTGCTGGAGCGCGGTGAGCTCGCGGGCTGGGCCGGTGCCCGCGTCGATGCGCTGCTGGTCCTTGGCGAGGCGCATGCGCACGGTGTCGACATCGCGCTCGATCCGGGTGATGTCGCGGTCCAGGTCGTCGACGTCCACCTGCGCGCGGACCCGCTCGTCGGAGAGGGCGGAGATCTCCCGCGCGAGTGCGGCGAGCTCGGCGAGCTCGGGCAGGTTCTTGCGGCGGTGCGCGAGCTGTGCCAGCGCGGTGTCCAACGCCTGCAGGTCGAGCAGGCGACGCTGAGCTTCTGGTTCGGCCTTCACGCTGGTATCCCCTCCGAAATAGCGGTTGTGCTGGGCTCGTGGAGCGTCCACGCGTCGGTGCACTGCCGCGAGACGATCGTCTCAACTCCGAGCCGCTCGTGCAGCATCGCCCCGAGCCGG
It contains:
- a CDS encoding zinc ribbon domain-containing protein, whose translation is MKAEPEAQRRLLDLQALDTALAQLAHRRKNLPELAELAALAREISALSDERVRAQVDVDDLDRDITRIERDVDTVRMRLAKDQQRIDAGTGPARELTALQHEVVSLKRRQSDLEDSELELMEKREAAQATFEEITARRDATLAKREATELKRDQTLAEIAKEEEFKAAGRGPLAADLPADLVALYTRIRDSSGGIGAALLQGGRCGGCRLDVSGSEKARLRAAAPDEIVRCEECSRIMIRTSESGL
- the mctP gene encoding monocarboxylate uptake permease MctP; translated protein: MWRDHLTEIIIFTVLFAGVSAMGFVASRWRRPQTMAHLDEWGLGGRNFGSWVTWFLIGGDLYTAYTFVAVPALIFGAGAMGFFAVPYTVIIYPMVFLVLIRLWSVSHKHGLVTPADFVRARFGSPTLALIVAITGIVATMPYIALQLVGIEAVLKTMGVTGTSTLARHAPIIIAFAILAAYTYQSGLRAPALIAFVKDGLIYVVILVAIFWLPAKLGGWGSIFGAAEAKFAASPSPSDGLLLNANNQLQYVSLALGSALALFLYPHSVTGVLASRNRDVLKRNMSALPAYSLLLGLLALLGYAAVAAKVKPLPGATPGSVDTNTIVPQLFDGQFPDWFAGVAFAAIGIGALVPAAIMSIAAANLFTRNIYREYLRKDATPAQEAKVSKIASLVVKVGALACIILLDPQFSIDLQLIGGVIILQTLPSVALGLFTRWFHRGALIAGWIAGMGFGMWMLYQVANPVTGKAHFAGSAFPLSELGFDTKMTVYAGLIAVVVNLVVAALATVVLRAAKIADGRDATTTADYFVDSDTPRGSVHA
- a CDS encoding DUF3311 domain-containing protein; protein product: MVDPTLRTDRSPWHWLLVIPIVVPLIPILFNSIPPDLFGFPRFYWLQLAYIVLGVSVTTLVYQVTKRRG
- a CDS encoding sulfite exporter TauE/SafE family protein codes for the protein MDLSGAALLVAAGVGAGTVNAIAGGGSLMTFPALVAVGLPPVAANVTNSIAISPGYLASVAGSHRDLAEERTRTLRLIPTVIVGTGIGCALLLLTPAEAFEKVVPFLVIGAAVLLALQEKIKARVGHPHQLSHRTLATHAMVGVSCIYGGYFGAALGVILMALLGLVVAAPLRRINAMKYVITAVSGLTTVAIFAVGGPVDWVAVAVLAPAAMLGGFLGARVARRLPARVLRVAIVIFAIMIGIILFIKAN
- a CDS encoding bifunctional RNase H/acid phosphatase, with amino-acid sequence MAGYGAVVKDATTGTVLAERSQALGFATNNVAEYSGLIAGLEAAAELGASRVEVRMDSKLVVEQMAGRWQIKHPGLRPLAAQAAALVRRFDSVRYQWIPREENRHADALANRAMDAGTAVTTAPAVQHPAPRPGSSWEPRTDAPTRLILVRHGETPLTAQKRYSGRGDVPLSEAGEAQAGAAAARISTFGEVAAVVSSPLGRCRQTAEAIAAACGGVEVTVEPHLIECDFGAWEGLTFAEVRSDFPVELQKWLDSTAVAPPKGESFQQVGKRVRGAVASLRSAYPGKVVVVVSHVSPIKLILRDALAAGDALLHRLYLEPAGISIVDLYADGGVAVRTVNDTAHISRLAQ
- a CDS encoding alpha/beta fold hydrolase, which translates into the protein MPTFASYDGTQLAYRIEGEGEPLICVPGGPGRAGVYLGNLGGLDAHRQLIILDNRGTGDSEVPADPSTYRCDKLPLDIEALREHLGLETIDLLGHSAGAQVAVLYATAYPERVSRLVLVTGAHRTVGVAIDGAYLATCQARATADTGYVRAFKSLLSWRDAKTYDEGTPFRKAATPLLYGPWTEAAKAHFAGEDAEFSRAANFGYGNGIALNTVAIRLALSKFGVPTLVYAGELDPGPTVSEATSVGKCFPNSRLVVQPGAGHFPWVDDPEFFAASVSQFLAAKSASLQSSRP